One genomic region from Salvia hispanica cultivar TCC Black 2014 chromosome 2, UniMelb_Shisp_WGS_1.0, whole genome shotgun sequence encodes:
- the LOC125206523 gene encoding U-box domain-containing protein 52-like, with protein sequence MANMYEEGRISTAVGIDKDKNSQAAVKWALEKLRLKDNHLLLAHVKIQQGFDSHAVQGREPTPAEAQQIFLTYRGFCARKGIHVKEVVLQGHDVATTLAEFASRNTIVNMVVGASSRGALARAFKNPDVPSSLMKIAPDFCNVYSVSKVKAQKVKSATETGTPGSTTSSGSQESPFPAKFRPQESWKSSFSYTSELEGGKFGSSTFNSRESRQMTPRESANASYESTGLGHSFHSKSNFFGASEGEGRHMPRPKKLASNVPDVLLSMKHHDLQQVRTKDVSPPYSMASFSDHSDMQSFPSDVSYEHLDQMAESSSCSQTADVEDELKRLKHDMKRITMTYNAVCQESETASDKDAINGDHSQETAMAMVEREKLKCQAAVELAQTAQRIAELESVKRKSAEQKFRVEAEEKEKAIHALAHTEVQYRKYAMEEIQQATNYFAGSEKIGEGGYGPVFKASLDHTRVAIKVLRPDMSQGEKQFQREVEVLSRMRHPHMVILLGACPEYGCLVYEHMENGSLEDRLNCLNGTSPLSWRDRFRIAEEIATALNFMHRTRPEPLVHRDLKPANILLDRNYVSKISDVGLSRLVPTAVADSITQCCMTAAAGTFCYIDPEYQQTGMLGTKSDVYSFGVVLLQILTAKPAMGLTYVVDSAIEDGKFAEVLDRTVKDWPVEAALAMAKLALQCCELRKRDRPDLDSVILPELHRIRETDSQIKPEDRFY encoded by the exons atggcaAATATGTATGAAGAGGGCCGAATTTCGACGGCGGTGGGCATCGACAAAGACAAGAACAGCCAAGCCGCCGTGAAATGGGCCCTCGAAAAATTGAGGTTGAAAGACAACCACCTTCTCCTTGCCCACGTTAAAATTCAACAAGGCTTTGATTCAC ATGCTGTTCAGGGCAGAGAGCCAACTCCAGCTGAAGCACAACAAATATTCCTTACTTATCGCGGTTTCTGTGCTCGAAAAGGG ATTCATGTAAAAGAGGTGGTTCTGCAAGGCCACGACGTGGCAACCACGCTTGCAGAGTTTGCCAGCCGGAACACCATCGTGAACATGGTCGTAGGAGCTTCGAGTAGAGGTGCCTTAGCAAG GGCCTTCAAGAACCCCGATGTCCCGAGTTCTTTAATGAAGATCGCGCCCGATTTCTGCAACGTGTACTCCGTGTCGAAGGTGAAGGCACAGAAAGTGAAATCTGCCACCGAAACCGGAACTCCCGGCAGCACAACCAGCTCTGGCTCGCAAGAAAGCCCGTTTCCTGCAAAATTTCGCCC TCAGGAGAGCTGGAAAAGCTCCTTCTCTTACACGTCCGAACTGGAAGGGGGCAAGTTCGGGTCGTCGACTTTCAACAGCAGAGAGTCTCGTCAGATGACGCCGAGGGAGTCAGCAAACGCTAGCTATGAATCTACGGGCTTAGGCCACAGCTTTCACAGCAAAAGCAATTTCTTCGGGGCCAGCGAGGGTGAAGGCAGGCATATGCCTCGACCAAAGAAGCTCGCCTCGAATGTGCCAGACGTCCTACTGTCGATGAAGCACCACGATCTTCAGCAAGTCCGAACCAAAGACGTCAGCCCACCGTATTCCATGGCTTCTTTCAGTGATCATTCGGATATGCAGAGTTTCCCTTCGGATGTATCGTACGAACATCTAGACCAGATGGCGGAGTCTTCGAGCTGCTCACAAACCGCT GACGTAGAGGACGAGCTCAAGAGATTGAAACACGACATGAAGCGAATCACAATGACATATAATGCAGTCTGTCAAGAATCAGAGACGGCTTCGGATAAG GACGCCATCAACGGTGACCATTCCCAAGAGACGGCGATGGCCATGGTTGAGAGGGAGAAGTTGAAGTGTCAGGCTGCAGTCGAGCTAGCACAGACGGCACAGCGCATAGCAGAGCTGGAGTCGGTGAAGAGAAAATCTGCGGAGCAGAAATTCAGAGTGGAGGCCGAAGAAAAGGAGAAGGCGATTCACGCGCTAGCACATACCGAGGTCCAGTACAGGAAGTACGCGATGGAAGAGATCCAACAAGCGACAAATTACTTTGCTGGTTCAGAAAAGATCGGTGAGGGCGGATACGGGCCTGTCTTTAAAGCGAGCCTTGATCACACACGCGTTGCCATTAAGGTTCTCAGGCCAGACATGTCACAAGGCGAAAAGCAGTTCCAGAGAGAGGTCGAGGTGCTGAGCCGTATGAGGCATCCCCATATGGTTATCCTGTTAGGTGCTTGCCCGGAGTATGGCTGCCTCGTGTACGAGCACATGGAAAACGGAAGTTTAGAAGACAGGCTGAACTGCCTAAACGGCACCTCCCCGTTGTCGTGGAGGGACCGTTTCAGGATAGCCGAAGAAATCGCCACCGCCCTGAATTTTATGCACCGGACAAGGCCAGAGCCCCTCGTGCACCGTGACCTCAAGCCGGCCAATATCCTCTTGGACAGAAATTACGTGAGCAAGATCAGTGACGTCGGCCTATCCAGGCTGGTGCCAACAGCAGTGGCGGATTCCATCACTCAATGCTGCATGACTGCAGCAGCGGGCACGTTTTGCTACATAGATCCCGAGTATCAGCAGACGGGAATGCTGGGAACAAAATCGGACGTGTATTCATTCGGTGTGGTGTTGCTGCAAATTCTTACCGCGAAGCCAGCTATGGGACTGACCTATGTAGTTGACTCGGCAATTGAGGATGGCAAGTTTGCGGAGGTGCTTGATCGGACGGTGAAGGACTGGCCAGTCGAGGCGGCCCTAGCTATGGCGAAACTGGCCTTACAATGCTGTGAACTGAGGAAGAGAGATCGACCGGATCTTGATTCGGTGATATTACCTGAACTGCATAGGATAAGAGAAACAGACTCACAGATCAAACCTGAAGACAGATTCTACTAA
- the LOC125208668 gene encoding mitochondrial import inner membrane translocase subunit TIM23-1-like yields the protein MAYTPQSPNRSHSDDEATSNRRLYNPYKDLNLPSQTLYHLPTQPEFLFQEESIAQRRSWGENITYYTGIGYLAGATGGAAQGLATAVKAIEPTDTTKLKINRILNGSGHRGRQIGNRCGVIGLMYAGLESGMVAWRDTDDVINSVVAGLATGALYKAASGPRAAALAGALGGVVVGAAVAGKPYLKRYIPL from the coding sequence ATGGCGTACACCCCTCAATCCCCCAATCGCAGCCACAGCGACGACGAAGCCACCTCAAATCGCCGACTCTACAACCCCTACAAGGATCTCAACCTCCCCTCCCAAACCCTATACCACCTCCCCACGCAGCCGGAGTTCCTCTTCCAGGAGGAATCCATCGCGCAGCGCCGCTCCTGGGGGGAGAACATCACCTACTACACCGGAATCGGCTACCTCGCCGGCGCCACGGGCGGCGCCGCCCAGGGCCTCGCCACCGCGGTCAAGGCGATCGAGCCGACGGACACCACGAAGCTCAAAATCAACCGGATCCTCAACGGCTCGGGGCACAGGGGGCGCCAGATCGGGAACCGCTGCGGCGTGATCGGGCTGATGTACGCCGGCCTCGAGAGCGGCATGGTCGCGTGGAGGGACACGGACGACGTGATCAACAGCGTCGTGGCGGGATTGGCCACCGGAGCGCTGTACAAGGCGGCGTCGGGGCCGAGGGCGGCGGCGCTGGCCGGAGCGCTCGGAGGCGTGGTGGTGGGAGCTGCTGTTGCCGGGAAACCCTACTTGAAACGATATATCCCGCTGTGA
- the LOC125204972 gene encoding uncharacterized methyltransferase C3H7.11-like produces MNRPPQWKQLLRHLPPPPCITAPTALPPITRSPFSIHQKVFPHSPSNQFKQLSCKAQVFADSDEHYYCRKSLKYWDKFYQRHQNKFFKDRHYLGKDWGKYFCDDDGGVSAEGKVLLEVGFGAGNTIFPLVSAYPTLFVHACDFSTEALNLVKSHSNFDGKRMNVFTCDVTKEDLCDRILPSSVDLVTLIFMLSAVSPKKMPFVLQNLKKILKPNGHVLVKDYGVGDSAQVKLENRNQMISDNFYYRGDGTCSFYFSEDYLSNLFAEAGFCIVDLDTHCRQVVNHSRNMTFDRRWIRAIFKKIDS; encoded by the exons ATGAACCGGCCGCCGCAGTGGAAGCAGCTTCTCCGCCACctaccgccgccgccgtgCATAACGGCCCCCACTGCATTGCCACCAATCACACGCTCACCATtttcaattcatcaaaaagTTTTTCCCCATTCTCCCAGCAACCAATTCAAGCAATTAAGCTGCAAAGCTCAAGTCTTTGCCGACAGTGATGAGCATTACTACTGCAGAAAATCGCTCAAATATTGGGACAAATTCTACCAGCGCCATCAAAACAAG TTTTTCAAGGACAGGCATTATTTAGGTAAAGATTGGggtaaatatttttgtgatgatGATGGAGGGGTTTCTGCAGAAGGGAAAGTTCTTTTAGAG GTTGGTTTTGGTGCTGGTAATACTATTTTCCCTCTGGTTTCAGCCTATCCCACGCTTTTCGTCCACGCCTGTGATTTTTCGACCGAGGCATTGAATCTTGTTAAG tctcattcaaattttgatgggAAGCGTATGAATGTATTCACTTGTGATGTTACGAAGGAAGATCTTTGCGACAGAATCTTGCCGTCTTCTGTTGATCTTGTAACCTTG ATTTTCATGTTATCTGCAGTTTCTCCAAAGAAGATGCCTTTCGTGCTACAAAACCTGAAAAAAATACTGAAG CCAAATGGTCACGTTCTAGTCAAAGACTACGGTGTTGGAGATTCTGCACAA GTGAAGTTAGAGAACAGAAATCAGATGATCAgcgataatttttattatagagGCGATGGCACT TGCTCGTTTTATTTCTCTGAAGATTACTTATCAAATTTGTTTGCGGAAGCTGGTTTTTGCATCGTGGATCTGGATACACACTGCAGACAAGTAGTTAACCACTCTCGAAATATGACATTTGACCG GCGCTGGATACGTGCCATTTTCAAGAAGATCGACTCGTAG
- the LOC125206521 gene encoding single-stranded DNA-binding protein WHY1, chloroplastic-like translates to YRSKNATFCVKNQYLTPQEQSHQQQKFSPYDSPSQSQPGGQFPPRVYVGYSIYKGKAALTVEPRAPEFSPLESGAFKLSKEGYVLLQFAPASGVRQYDWSRKQVFSLSVNEIGHIISLGARGSCEFFHDPNKGKSDEGRVRKVLKVEPLPDGSGHFFNLSVQNKITNVDENIYIPITKAEFTVLVSSFNFVLPYLLGWHTFVNSIKPEDANRQNSSNATNPRSADFEWTR, encoded by the exons TATCGCTCtaaaaatgcaacattttGTGTGAAAAATCAGTACTTGACTCCTCAAGAACAAAGTCACCAGCAGCAGAAGTTTTCCCCTTACGACTCTCCTTCCCAATCGCAGCCTG GAGGGCAGTTTCCACCAAGGGTTTATGTGGGATACTCTATATATAAAGGGAAAGCTGCTCTTACAGTGGAACCTCGTGCGCCAGAGTTCTCTCCTTTAGAG TCTGGGGCCTTTAAGCTGTCGAAAGAGGGCTATGTTCTGCTCCAGTTTGCTCCGGCATCTGGTGTTCGTCAATATGATTGGAGTCGGAAACAG GTATTCTCGTTATCAGTGAATGAAATTGGACACATAATCAGCCTTGGTGCAAGAGGCTCTTGTGAGTTTTTCCATGACCCAAATAAAGGAAAGAG CGATGAGGGCAGAGTGAGGAAAGTGTTGAAGGTGGAGCCTTTGCCTGATGGTTCTGGCCACTTCTTCAATCTAA GTGTTCAAAACAAGATCACCAACGTGGACGAGAACATCTATATCCCCATCACAAAGGCAGAGTTTACTGTTCTTGTATCATCTTTTAAT TTTGTTCTACCATATCTATTGGGCTGGCATACCTTTGTGAACTCCATAAAGCCTGAAGATGCAAATCGTCAAAACAGCTCTAACGCCACTAACCCTAGATCTGCAGACTTCGAATGGACCAGATAG